In a genomic window of Corynebacterium coyleae:
- a CDS encoding LmeA family phospholipid-binding protein translates to MRARVKAAVAVAAALAVLAGADTVVAANVERTVAQPGIQASVGGFPYTASLLTGNVSRVSVEHLDAAVDGPGVATTGVDVFDLALDNPREALSGEFESGTARLVRRRVRLDGVGFGTLLGITDLDIANPYDISPAGGAASEARLTGTVPGTEDPVTVVVTLRLIDGIFQMRPSKLIDDTSPETQAAFTLDLDTRTLPLDGPADRVQLRGGSIEFSRDRINTAFDPADLNPMGQAATLGHHE, encoded by the coding sequence ATGCGGGCACGTGTGAAAGCGGCTGTCGCCGTGGCGGCGGCGCTGGCTGTGTTGGCTGGCGCTGACACGGTCGTGGCCGCGAACGTGGAACGCACCGTCGCCCAACCCGGCATCCAGGCGTCCGTGGGTGGTTTCCCGTACACGGCGTCGCTGCTCACCGGCAACGTCTCACGTGTGAGCGTGGAACACCTCGATGCCGCCGTCGATGGGCCAGGCGTAGCGACGACCGGCGTAGACGTGTTCGACCTCGCCCTCGACAACCCACGCGAAGCGCTTTCGGGCGAGTTCGAATCGGGCACCGCACGCCTTGTGCGCCGCCGGGTGCGCCTCGACGGCGTCGGGTTCGGCACCCTGCTCGGCATCACGGACCTGGACATCGCGAACCCATACGACATCTCCCCCGCAGGCGGGGCCGCAAGCGAGGCCCGGCTCACCGGCACGGTTCCGGGTACAGAAGATCCGGTGACGGTTGTGGTTACGCTGCGCCTGATCGACGGCATCTTCCAGATGCGCCCCAGCAAACTTATCGACGACACCTCCCCCGAAACCCAGGCCGCGTTCACTCTCGACCTAGACACCCGCACCCTGCCGTTGGACGGGCCAGCGGACCGAGTGCAGTTGCGCGGCGGTTCGATTGAGTTCTCGCGCGACCGCATCAACACCGCATTTGACCCGGCGGACCTCAACCCCATGGGACAAGCAGCTACCCTTGGACACCATGAGTGA
- the mshD gene encoding mycothiol synthase, whose protein sequence is MTVDIVSATLPETLVRPILDAAQSEDGVAAFSEAFERGLFDDTLNHTHLIAKTGDRTVAVAGIAEDGSTELAVHPEHRGHGYGRALVQAVLERNADAGFWAHGDLPAAQAMARDLGMEPVRELLVMGTALDADMKAEVREGYELVQYPELVSRWGREVVDKQWLEVNNDAFSWHPEQGGWDIAQLHRAMDTDWFDADGVWFLIAGDEIAGFHWTKRHPDGTGEIYVVGLSSKHRGEGMGGPLIQAGLNYLAECGSSQVILYVEGDNEPAVKRYRQLGFDTRERHVVYKPASKK, encoded by the coding sequence ATGACTGTCGACATCGTAAGCGCCACCCTGCCGGAAACCCTCGTCCGCCCCATTCTGGATGCCGCCCAATCCGAAGACGGCGTCGCCGCGTTCTCCGAGGCGTTCGAGCGCGGGCTTTTCGACGACACCCTCAACCACACCCACCTCATCGCCAAAACCGGCGATAGGACCGTTGCGGTTGCCGGCATCGCTGAAGACGGCTCCACCGAACTGGCCGTCCATCCCGAGCACCGCGGCCACGGCTACGGCCGTGCCCTGGTTCAGGCTGTGCTGGAGCGCAACGCCGACGCTGGCTTCTGGGCCCATGGTGACCTGCCTGCAGCACAGGCGATGGCACGCGACCTCGGGATGGAGCCAGTGCGAGAACTGCTGGTCATGGGGACTGCGCTGGATGCTGACATGAAGGCGGAAGTGCGCGAGGGCTACGAGCTCGTGCAGTACCCGGAGTTGGTGTCGCGGTGGGGGCGTGAGGTCGTCGATAAGCAGTGGCTCGAGGTGAACAACGACGCGTTCTCCTGGCACCCCGAACAAGGCGGCTGGGACATCGCGCAGCTGCACCGGGCGATGGACACCGACTGGTTCGACGCCGACGGCGTGTGGTTCCTCATCGCCGGCGATGAGATTGCGGGCTTCCACTGGACCAAACGACACCCGGATGGCACCGGCGAAATCTATGTCGTGGGCCTCTCCTCGAAGCACCGGGGGGAGGGAATGGGGGGACCGCTGATTCAAGCCGGGCTGAACTACCTTGCGGAGTGCGGATCCTCGCAGGTCATCCTCTATGTCGAAGGGGATAATGAGCCGGCGGTAAAGCGATACCGCCAGCTCGGCTTTGATACTCGCGAGCGCCACGTGGTCTACAAACCGGCCTCCAAAAAGTAG
- the pstS gene encoding phosphate ABC transporter substrate-binding protein PstS has translation MIRNFKRTAAVIGVVAASSATLVACGGSDDTEGAAGTEAESTATAEKGDYELYGQQGDILAEGASSQQNAIDYFASVYSAEVPGASIAYTPSGSGAGQKNFIANQAVFAGSDSPLKDDQVEAAAQRCGGNEAWHLPFVIGPVAIAYNLEGVDELNLTVDNIVEIFQGVIKTWNDPKIAEANPGVELPDTPINVFYRSDESGTSDNFQKFLAAASDGKWESSGKAFPNAVGTGANGSSGVAQEVSATDGSITYVEAGFADKKANIDFGNGPVELTNESVAKTLDNLTFKTEGHNMVVDADALFATDTAGAYPLVLTTYEIVCSAGYDEATSKMVKDFLNIALDHQDAELEAEGFIPVTGAHAERLREAINAIQ, from the coding sequence GTGATTCGTAACTTCAAGCGCACCGCCGCAGTCATCGGCGTCGTAGCAGCCTCCTCCGCCACCCTCGTCGCTTGCGGCGGCTCCGACGACACCGAAGGTGCAGCAGGTACCGAAGCGGAATCCACCGCAACGGCCGAAAAGGGCGACTACGAGCTCTACGGCCAGCAGGGTGACATCCTCGCTGAGGGCGCATCCTCCCAGCAGAACGCCATCGACTACTTCGCCTCCGTCTACTCCGCAGAGGTTCCGGGCGCTTCCATCGCCTACACCCCTTCCGGCTCGGGCGCAGGCCAGAAGAACTTCATTGCCAACCAGGCTGTCTTCGCCGGCTCTGACTCGCCGCTGAAGGACGACCAGGTTGAGGCTGCTGCACAGCGCTGTGGCGGCAACGAGGCATGGCACCTGCCGTTCGTCATCGGCCCGGTTGCTATCGCCTACAACCTCGAGGGTGTCGACGAGCTCAACCTCACCGTGGACAACATCGTCGAGATCTTCCAGGGCGTCATCAAGACCTGGAACGACCCGAAGATCGCAGAGGCTAACCCGGGCGTTGAACTGCCGGACACCCCGATCAACGTCTTCTACCGCTCCGACGAGTCCGGCACCTCCGACAACTTCCAGAAGTTCCTCGCAGCCGCATCCGACGGCAAGTGGGAGTCCTCCGGCAAGGCGTTCCCGAACGCAGTGGGCACCGGCGCCAACGGCTCCTCCGGTGTGGCACAGGAAGTCTCCGCTACCGACGGTTCCATCACCTACGTCGAGGCTGGCTTCGCTGACAAGAAGGCCAACATCGACTTCGGCAACGGCCCGGTCGAGCTGACCAACGAGTCCGTGGCGAAGACCCTGGACAACCTGACCTTTAAGACTGAGGGTCACAACATGGTCGTCGACGCCGACGCCCTGTTCGCCACCGACACCGCCGGCGCTTACCCGCTGGTGCTGACCACCTACGAGATCGTCTGCTCCGCGGGCTACGACGAGGCAACCTCCAAGATGGTCAAGGACTTCCTCAACATCGCCCTCGACCACCAGGATGCAGAGCTCGAGGCTGAGGGCTTCATCCCGGTCACCGGCGCACACGCTGAGCGTCTGCGCGAGGCGATCAACGCCATCC
- a CDS encoding FABP family protein, with protein MSEEKNVENTENTPKPATLSGNDAVNLASEQSKSTAHRNIPTFDFEDFPLEDDTANLRFGPSLHDGLLALLPLVGVWTGSGQANDNGDEYAFGQRLVVSHDGENYLRFESRMWRLDEDGNATGADQREVGFWRISLKDEIEVTLTNSRGLVEIMYGAPVNERAWQLTSASTIATETGPESHGPGKRLYGLMPNNNLGWVDERAVNGEMVPYMSAELKRIAG; from the coding sequence ATGAGTGAAGAAAAGAACGTAGAAAACACCGAGAACACGCCGAAACCGGCCACCTTAAGCGGCAACGACGCCGTCAACCTTGCGTCCGAGCAGTCCAAGTCGACCGCGCACCGCAATATCCCGACGTTCGACTTTGAAGATTTCCCGCTCGAGGACGACACCGCAAACCTGCGCTTCGGCCCGAGCCTGCACGACGGCCTGCTCGCACTTTTGCCGCTGGTTGGCGTGTGGACCGGCTCCGGCCAGGCCAACGACAACGGCGATGAGTACGCCTTCGGCCAGCGCCTTGTTGTCTCCCACGACGGTGAGAATTACCTCCGCTTCGAGTCGCGCATGTGGCGTCTCGACGAGGACGGCAACGCCACCGGCGCCGACCAGCGCGAGGTCGGCTTCTGGCGCATCTCTCTCAAGGACGAAATCGAGGTGACCCTGACCAACTCCCGCGGTTTGGTTGAGATCATGTACGGCGCGCCTGTCAACGAGCGTGCATGGCAGCTCACCAGCGCCTCCACCATCGCAACGGAGACCGGCCCTGAGTCCCACGGTCCGGGCAAGCGCCTCTACGGCCTGATGCCGAACAACAACCTCGGCTGGGTTGACGAGCGCGCCGTCAACGGCGAGATGGTGCCGTACATGTCCGCAGAGTTGAAGCGCATCGCGGGCTAG